Proteins encoded in a region of the Halococcus saccharolyticus DSM 5350 genome:
- a CDS encoding right-handed parallel beta-helix repeat-containing protein yields MQRRSVLASMGLAAGSLLGGTTMAQSSGSADATATPDRVITTLDELQSTFRPDGTLKPGDRVRITDENAPYRTTQWLDIDQSGVTVVCDGAFPLVKPAGGANVGGLRVGKHRRVEDVTIDGYSHHGNPSEQSMSEGGFGIGSFAVDSITIRNCDIRRTTPYHKHNARNSGVIIGRDTDAYDVLNNDFDHIGDRAINAWGEYGYVAHNFSENGFDRMISVEPGEDIAIVNNRCAGNGRGSVIGVGRKISAPKRILIAGNIATGTHRRFIYCNSTAEWTNTMVRGNIGDGSDSTHPGIEVRAPHSTVAGNHLAGYGGAGVLVNAPRTWVRGNRVWDCGGPGVQFDPIESPMRYKAAGLNGAFKSVAQNNHLWRNCRQRGAAELQTAAKRTRLLNNNVIGTRNGIAGIVAIGRGRFSTAAWNVTPHGADVFADGGPTRTQANL; encoded by the coding sequence GGCGGGATCGCTTCTCGGCGGCACCACGATGGCGCAGTCGAGCGGTAGTGCAGACGCAACCGCAACCCCCGATCGCGTCATCACGACGCTCGATGAGTTACAGTCGACATTCCGGCCCGATGGCACCCTCAAACCGGGAGATCGCGTCCGCATCACCGACGAGAACGCCCCGTATCGTACGACGCAGTGGCTCGATATCGACCAGTCGGGCGTCACCGTCGTCTGTGATGGTGCCTTCCCACTCGTCAAGCCCGCCGGCGGGGCGAACGTTGGCGGCCTCCGCGTCGGCAAGCACCGCCGCGTCGAGGACGTGACGATCGATGGCTACTCCCACCACGGCAACCCCTCGGAACAGTCCATGTCAGAGGGTGGGTTCGGCATCGGTTCGTTCGCCGTCGATAGCATCACGATCCGGAACTGTGACATCCGACGGACGACGCCGTATCACAAACACAACGCCCGCAACTCGGGCGTCATCATCGGCCGCGATACCGACGCCTACGACGTTCTCAACAACGACTTCGACCACATCGGCGATCGAGCCATCAACGCTTGGGGGGAGTACGGGTACGTCGCGCACAACTTCTCAGAGAACGGCTTCGATCGGATGATCTCGGTCGAACCCGGCGAGGACATCGCCATCGTCAACAACCGTTGTGCCGGCAACGGCCGCGGGTCTGTGATCGGCGTTGGCCGGAAGATCTCCGCGCCCAAGCGCATTCTCATCGCCGGTAACATCGCCACCGGAACCCACCGCCGGTTCATCTACTGTAATTCGACGGCTGAGTGGACGAATACGATGGTGAGGGGGAACATCGGCGACGGGTCGGATTCGACGCACCCTGGCATCGAAGTGCGAGCGCCCCACTCGACGGTGGCGGGCAACCACCTCGCCGGGTATGGCGGGGCTGGCGTGCTCGTGAACGCCCCGCGGACGTGGGTGCGCGGGAATCGCGTCTGGGACTGTGGCGGACCGGGCGTCCAGTTCGACCCAATAGAGTCGCCGATGAGATACAAAGCGGCGGGCCTCAACGGGGCCTTCAAGTCTGTCGCGCAGAACAACCACCTCTGGCGGAACTGCCGTCAGCGCGGTGCTGCGGAACTCCAGACGGCGGCGAAGCGCACTCGGCTGCTGAACAACAACGTCATCGGCACTCGCAATGGGATCGCAGGCATTGTCGCCATTGGCCGCGGGCGATTCTCGACGGCGGCGTGGAACGTGACACCGCATGGTGCCGACGTGTTCGCTGACGGTGGGCCGACGCGAACGCAAGCCAACCTCTGA
- a CDS encoding right-handed parallel beta-helix repeat-containing protein yields MSPDLRVRELVAAGITTDSIIDGAGVTHDQALADLADVRTDSEITGVINDDADHGSRTAGVGASHDYWDALQTVATINDEDELTVNITGDADMVDGLHGRDLAEVGHNHDSRYLNDANDTVAESNLNFDPFTYSEYLQTLGEVVTSSDETLTGGTDPALKITLQEVTPVSDANLDVEVRVPSQPGFAADYGYSTEFEQIWDDSASAWDVEITVSWGVNPGSGNDVPVTVDVIERGDRTDPLPAGSNPNDHTNPTYDSDEDGTIDAPIDSPSVHAGELFIGHRSSEVPDSEIDTGETVFYVRDDGILYKKQSGGTETQVGGSGSGTDSRVNVSEDGAQVLANATDLNFTEANAATVSVTDDGDGSVSIEVSATDTDTQLDPTSLQSGGANELSVTGLSGDLADAQDPKTHDNGAHSTAYSSEGHDHSGETINPDTLAGIADTIVRSTSELESAFNNLAYGETVYIAQPATPYRPSQWLDIDVDGVTVIAQNQFAEDGQPCIKVADNANVGGIRVGNSTAVSDVEIRGVGVHGNDTNQDQTVIHLHGIFLVNAADSRVEQCFATRTSPYHVHNDGGSGIAAAHNCDRITIADNWTDDVGDRGIQTAATNVSVIGNYLSNGFDRSIALDMEEGAAGDSYGGSNTIVTGNVCYNNSEGSFIGLSGGGSNSPQENISIAENVGYDTHRTLVRIRPGASGVVRRNITIDGNVSTDGTGHAIATNTGGGEIQNLTVSNNQLSRCGGRGISIESGATGVVISGNAVKDPGSDGIRSAASDTSITGNYVVGASAHGLGCAAGGQTVTGNHVKNAGKNGITVDLGMSNLAIASNIINGTGKHGVGFAGESQYCIVGFNNIRGQTNAGIKRAGDYTTYIGNVLTNFTGTIGTNSKDVGNIIR; encoded by the coding sequence GTGTCGCCCGACCTCCGGGTGCGCGAGTTGGTGGCGGCGGGTATCACGACCGATAGCATCATCGATGGGGCTGGCGTCACGCACGATCAGGCACTCGCCGATCTCGCCGACGTGCGGACGGACAGCGAGATTACGGGCGTCATCAACGACGACGCGGATCACGGCTCGCGGACGGCGGGCGTCGGTGCGAGTCACGATTACTGGGACGCACTCCAAACCGTTGCAACGATCAACGACGAGGACGAGCTGACGGTCAATATTACGGGCGATGCGGATATGGTGGACGGGCTGCACGGCCGCGACCTCGCAGAGGTTGGCCACAATCACGACTCACGGTATCTCAACGACGCCAACGATACCGTCGCCGAATCGAATCTGAATTTCGACCCGTTCACCTATTCGGAGTACCTCCAGACGCTCGGAGAGGTCGTTACCTCAAGCGACGAAACGCTGACTGGCGGCACTGATCCCGCTCTGAAAATCACGCTACAGGAAGTGACGCCCGTTAGCGACGCAAACCTTGATGTCGAGGTTCGCGTCCCCTCACAGCCAGGTTTTGCGGCTGACTACGGTTACTCGACGGAGTTCGAGCAGATCTGGGACGACTCGGCGAGTGCATGGGATGTCGAGATCACTGTCTCATGGGGCGTGAACCCTGGCAGTGGCAACGATGTCCCCGTCACCGTGGACGTTATCGAACGCGGTGATCGGACCGACCCGTTGCCCGCGGGCTCAAATCCGAACGACCACACCAACCCCACCTACGACAGCGACGAGGACGGCACGATCGACGCGCCGATCGACAGCCCGTCGGTTCATGCGGGGGAGCTATTTATCGGCCACCGCTCCTCAGAAGTCCCCGACAGTGAGATAGATACTGGCGAGACTGTCTTTTACGTCCGAGACGACGGTATCCTCTACAAAAAACAAAGTGGTGGCACAGAAACTCAGGTTGGTGGGAGTGGGTCTGGAACGGACTCCCGTGTAAACGTCTCCGAAGACGGCGCTCAGGTGCTTGCCAACGCCACTGACCTCAACTTTACTGAAGCGAACGCCGCTACCGTCTCAGTCACGGACGACGGTGATGGATCTGTGAGCATCGAAGTCTCGGCCACCGATACGGACACCCAACTCGATCCCACGTCGCTCCAGAGTGGCGGTGCAAACGAACTCTCAGTCACGGGACTATCGGGCGATCTCGCCGACGCTCAGGACCCGAAGACCCACGACAATGGCGCACACTCAACGGCGTACTCGTCGGAAGGGCATGATCACAGTGGCGAGACGATCAACCCCGACACACTCGCCGGGATTGCAGATACTATTGTCCGTTCCACGTCCGAACTCGAATCGGCATTCAACAACCTCGCATACGGCGAGACTGTCTATATCGCCCAGCCAGCAACCCCCTATCGTCCCTCACAGTGGTTAGACATCGACGTCGATGGCGTGACGGTCATTGCACAAAATCAGTTTGCCGAAGACGGACAGCCGTGCATCAAGGTTGCGGATAACGCCAACGTCGGCGGAATCCGTGTCGGAAACTCGACTGCCGTGAGCGATGTGGAAATCCGTGGCGTCGGTGTTCATGGTAATGACACAAACCAAGACCAGACCGTAATCCACCTTCACGGGATTTTCCTCGTCAACGCCGCCGACTCACGGGTTGAGCAGTGCTTCGCAACACGAACTTCCCCGTACCACGTCCACAACGACGGCGGGAGTGGCATTGCTGCCGCTCACAATTGCGACCGTATCACAATCGCCGACAACTGGACCGACGACGTGGGCGACCGTGGGATTCAGACTGCGGCGACGAACGTCTCAGTCATCGGGAACTACCTCTCGAACGGGTTTGATAGGTCAATCGCGCTCGATATGGAGGAGGGGGCGGCGGGCGATAGCTACGGTGGTTCCAACACCATCGTTACGGGTAATGTTTGTTATAATAACTCCGAAGGGTCATTCATAGGCCTCTCTGGCGGCGGTTCAAACTCGCCCCAAGAGAACATTTCTATCGCTGAGAATGTCGGGTATGACACGCATCGGACCCTCGTTAGAATCCGCCCCGGCGCGTCGGGGGTTGTCAGACGCAACATCACCATCGACGGGAATGTTAGCACCGACGGCACTGGCCACGCTATCGCCACCAATACCGGAGGTGGTGAGATCCAGAACCTCACGGTATCGAACAATCAACTCAGTAGATGTGGCGGCCGGGGAATATCGATCGAATCGGGGGCAACAGGAGTGGTCATATCTGGCAATGCCGTCAAAGATCCAGGGTCCGATGGCATACGGTCGGCCGCTTCTGATACTTCGATAACTGGAAATTATGTTGTCGGGGCAAGTGCGCATGGTCTCGGATGTGCTGCTGGGGGGCAGACCGTCACAGGCAATCATGTGAAAAACGCCGGGAAAAACGGTATTACGGTTGATCTGGGAATGTCGAATCTGGCTATCGCATCGAATATCATCAACGGAACCGGAAAGCATGGGGTTGGCTTCGCCGGGGAGTCCCAGTACTGCATTGTTGGATTCAACAACATCCGAGGGCAGACGAATGCGGGGATAAAACGCGCTGGCGACTACACGACCTACATCGGGAACGTTCTCACGAATTTTACAGGCACAATCGGAACGAACAGCAAGGATGTTGGCAACATCATCCGTTGA
- a CDS encoding baseplate J/gp47 family protein: protein MPLQIETADTTRKRLISLTSSEIADLTNFSQHSPEYILLDGEAEYLSDIQHGMLAAQLSGWLRFAGGPVTEDKLSTLFTEEQIARIDLPYLNSLMVDFDLDQKAIENGVVRDPGSPAIGEILVTVDSPDATVEAGTIVGTTPDAAGDYLAYRITDNGSPTGASTTVTLPITAWNREENEAAVGAEYNVGSNIIEYVPDEQEQDTSDILTVTNPNATYDGEGEEGNESLRQRTRNALVNRSGGGTTGGIEGQFISAFASIDDGDVEIIQHYDGTPTLSVSGSEIDTYDPETDPDISGTNGAPYGRVLVNAPDVTDSEFETFFDRDDVFPSTVYHRLLRATRRVVDVDLTLDGTDLDTTAIENTLAEYLASLTLGENVADGRITYEVMDAAPGDLADVDATLSLSDEPHTYTSGTAQYQLDSAAANVGDVTGTAGGSQTTFVAGTDYTTTDTTGDGAIDTIDWSIGGSNPDNGTTFTVDYTVADDVVIAQREVADPGNITVTVESGGS from the coding sequence ATGCCGCTCCAAATCGAAACTGCGGACACGACCCGCAAACGACTGATTAGTCTCACGTCCAGCGAGATAGCCGATCTCACGAATTTCTCGCAGCACTCGCCCGAGTACATCCTTCTCGATGGTGAGGCCGAGTACCTGAGCGACATCCAGCACGGGATGCTGGCCGCACAGCTCTCCGGGTGGCTCAGATTCGCCGGCGGCCCCGTCACCGAGGACAAACTCTCCACCCTCTTTACCGAAGAGCAGATCGCCCGGATCGACCTGCCATACTTGAACTCGTTGATGGTCGATTTCGACCTCGACCAGAAGGCGATCGAGAACGGCGTGGTCCGCGATCCGGGCTCGCCGGCCATCGGCGAGATTCTCGTCACCGTCGATAGCCCGGACGCCACCGTCGAGGCAGGCACTATCGTCGGGACAACGCCGGATGCCGCAGGCGACTATCTCGCCTATCGCATCACCGATAACGGGTCGCCGACGGGCGCGAGCACCACCGTCACGCTCCCCATCACGGCGTGGAACCGTGAGGAGAACGAGGCGGCCGTCGGGGCGGAGTACAACGTCGGCTCGAATATAATCGAATACGTCCCCGACGAACAGGAACAGGATACGTCGGACATTCTCACCGTCACGAACCCGAACGCTACGTATGATGGTGAGGGGGAGGAGGGCAACGAGTCGCTTCGCCAGCGGACGCGCAACGCACTCGTCAATCGCTCGGGTGGCGGCACGACGGGCGGGATTGAAGGCCAGTTCATCTCGGCGTTCGCCTCGATCGACGACGGCGACGTAGAGATCATCCAGCATTACGACGGCACGCCCACGCTCTCGGTCTCCGGTAGCGAGATCGACACCTACGATCCCGAGACCGACCCCGACATCAGTGGCACGAACGGCGCGCCCTACGGCCGCGTGCTCGTGAATGCGCCCGACGTGACCGATAGCGAGTTCGAGACGTTCTTCGACCGCGATGACGTATTCCCGTCGACGGTCTATCACCGCCTCCTCCGCGCCACCCGGCGGGTCGTGGATGTCGATCTGACGCTCGATGGCACCGACCTCGACACGACGGCGATTGAGAACACGCTGGCCGAGTATCTGGCGAGTCTCACGCTCGGCGAGAACGTCGCTGACGGCCGCATCACCTACGAGGTGATGGATGCAGCCCCGGGGGACCTTGCGGACGTTGACGCCACGCTCTCGCTATCTGACGAACCGCACACCTACACCAGCGGGACGGCGCAGTACCAACTCGATAGTGCGGCAGCGAACGTCGGCGACGTGACGGGGACGGCCGGCGGCTCACAGACTACATTCGTGGCGGGGACGGACTACACCACGACCGACACGACGGGCGACGGCGCGATTGACACGATCGATTGGTCCATCGGCGGGTCGAATCCCGACAACGGTACGACGTTCACCGTCGATTACACCGTTGCGGATGACGTAGTTATCGCACAGCGTGAAGTGGCCGACCCCGGCAATATCACCGTCACTGTCGAGAGTGGGGGATCGTAG
- a CDS encoding Kelch repeat-containing protein produces MNVNGTIYSFGGIRDDTDLDSHYDRATADTYAYDTANDSWSSGPDLPKALWGQAGVVANGTCYLFGGAETDVFGSGNIEDSIYTFTPGSGWSTLGATCPEPVYAVRGALGPDGLIYIAGGATGAEAQTDTDRIWRFDPSSNSVESSEWATLPQPVRWSSVAMANVDGTDYLYHFGGHNVSSGNIVPTTTRYPLSGPNEGQPESMADAPMAFRQALSDTVINGKVYIAYGHVGSIGTNDDFKPNVFRYDVETDSWDEEMPQIPSNRARIVGASGVVDGTIYVAGGHIKNYDTDAHDTKAYVDTFDPDKQVTVGGGTGPTETLPSTNPDATPEERASQAGFDIQNTVTASSTGDIGGASNTLYVVEGELSWDGQINIGNASDVAICGTGDASVPIPAGYRDYAVTVSGGSGFMWSGIDMDQTASGAWGRLNVNTSDRGFLEYFQTLGSGRRANPDPSASLGAKSGPMISMPATSSGGANRIKNVGSVHAGVMANDHEGDRPIGVFLADDHEGTLNIVDSVFDSFPNNGLYATNTSGSVVATGTTFRNNGVSNGRIAHGRFENCTAAFDYENTELTNADAGAHGVQGFAVEDKGKGSGVTITGCTVELANVAKCGGGIDVRSGVLHAIKNTEVHMGNVGGAPDIIVDGRCEQIQSTALSGSASSGTAVINNGPQMAVADVSIDYPSGRSDYSGPINRA; encoded by the coding sequence ATGAACGTCAACGGTACAATCTACTCGTTCGGCGGTATCCGCGACGATACCGATCTCGACAGTCACTACGACCGCGCAACGGCGGACACGTATGCCTACGATACGGCGAATGACTCGTGGTCGAGCGGCCCCGACCTCCCGAAAGCGTTGTGGGGGCAGGCTGGCGTCGTTGCCAACGGAACGTGCTACCTTTTCGGCGGCGCTGAGACGGACGTGTTCGGCTCGGGGAATATCGAAGACTCGATCTACACGTTCACGCCCGGTAGCGGGTGGAGTACCCTGGGCGCGACGTGTCCTGAGCCAGTCTACGCCGTCCGCGGGGCGCTCGGGCCGGATGGACTGATCTACATTGCAGGAGGGGCGACGGGGGCGGAGGCTCAAACCGACACCGATCGCATCTGGCGATTCGATCCTTCGTCAAACAGCGTCGAATCGTCCGAATGGGCGACACTCCCCCAGCCCGTCCGGTGGTCGTCAGTCGCAATGGCGAACGTCGACGGCACGGACTACCTCTATCACTTCGGCGGACACAACGTCTCGTCGGGTAACATCGTCCCCACCACAACGCGCTACCCGCTCTCGGGGCCAAACGAAGGTCAACCCGAGAGCATGGCCGACGCGCCGATGGCGTTCCGGCAGGCGCTCTCGGATACCGTCATCAACGGGAAGGTCTACATCGCCTACGGCCACGTCGGGAGCATCGGCACGAACGACGATTTCAAGCCGAACGTCTTCCGGTACGATGTTGAGACGGACTCGTGGGACGAGGAGATGCCACAGATACCGAGCAATCGCGCCCGGATCGTCGGCGCGTCGGGCGTCGTCGATGGCACGATCTACGTTGCCGGCGGGCATATCAAAAACTACGATACCGACGCCCACGATACGAAAGCCTACGTCGACACGTTCGACCCCGACAAGCAGGTGACGGTAGGTGGTGGCACGGGACCGACCGAGACGCTACCATCGACGAATCCCGATGCCACGCCCGAGGAACGCGCCTCGCAGGCTGGCTTCGATATTCAGAACACCGTCACCGCGAGTTCAACGGGCGATATCGGCGGCGCGTCGAATACGCTCTATGTGGTTGAGGGAGAACTCTCGTGGGATGGGCAGATCAACATCGGCAACGCTTCCGATGTAGCCATTTGCGGCACGGGTGACGCCTCCGTTCCGATCCCGGCTGGCTACCGCGACTATGCGGTGACGGTCTCCGGTGGCTCTGGCTTCATGTGGAGCGGGATCGACATGGACCAGACCGCCTCGGGCGCGTGGGGTCGGCTGAACGTCAACACCAGCGATCGTGGCTTTCTCGAATACTTCCAGACGCTCGGCTCAGGCCGACGGGCGAATCCCGACCCGTCCGCCTCGCTCGGCGCGAAGTCCGGGCCGATGATATCGATGCCCGCCACCAGCTCGGGCGGCGCGAATCGCATCAAAAACGTCGGGTCGGTCCACGCGGGCGTGATGGCCAACGATCACGAGGGGGACCGTCCGATCGGCGTGTTCCTCGCTGACGACCACGAGGGTACGCTCAATATCGTCGACTCGGTGTTCGATTCATTCCCCAATAATGGCCTGTACGCCACCAACACGAGCGGTTCCGTCGTCGCCACGGGTACGACGTTCCGGAATAACGGCGTGTCGAACGGCCGGATCGCGCACGGCCGCTTCGAGAACTGCACGGCGGCGTTCGATTACGAGAACACGGAACTCACGAACGCCGATGCAGGCGCTCACGGCGTGCAGGGCTTCGCCGTCGAAGACAAGGGCAAAGGCAGCGGTGTCACGATCACCGGCTGTACGGTCGAACTCGCAAACGTCGCCAAGTGTGGTGGCGGGATCGACGTGCGTTCGGGCGTTCTCCACGCGATCAAGAACACCGAGGTCCACATGGGCAATGTCGGCGGCGCACCGGACATTATCGTCGACGGCCGGTGTGAGCAGATCCAAAGCACGGCGCTGAGTGGCAGTGCGTCGTCGGGGACGGCCGTCATCAACAACGGCCCGCAGATGGCCGTTGCCGATGTCTCTATTGACTATCCGAGCGGGCGGTCCGACTACAGCGGTCCTATCAATCGGGCGTAA
- a CDS encoding PH domain-containing protein — protein MEEVASVDELPQKLRNRLEGLLRNDESFILALHNTGLVSKLNSLVFAVTDRRFIVLNKSPFNEKLSEIRMANLSRVEYESKYSLGKLVLEGSGVDEEYQIERGDARILADAIRAQLDHPKEAV, from the coding sequence ATGGAAGAAGTCGCCAGCGTGGACGAACTCCCGCAAAAACTCCGCAACCGTCTCGAAGGGTTACTACGGAACGACGAGTCGTTCATCCTCGCACTCCACAACACAGGGTTAGTCAGTAAACTAAACTCGCTGGTGTTCGCCGTCACCGATCGCCGATTCATCGTCTTGAACAAGTCGCCATTCAACGAGAAGCTGTCCGAGATTCGGATGGCAAACCTCTCCCGCGTCGAATACGAGTCGAAATACTCACTCGGCAAGCTCGTCCTTGAAGGGAGCGGCGTAGACGAAGAATACCAGATCGAGAGAGGCGACGCACGTATCCTCGCCGACGCGATCCGCGCCCAACTCGACCACCCAAAAGAAGCGGTGTGA